The DNA window GTAATCTCTTGGATAGAGCTGAATACATCCTTGAGAGAACCATGAAAAATAGATAATTATTGTTTGAATTTAATTTCAAACTCTTTTTTTACTTTTTTTATAATGCTTTTTGTGAATTTAATCAATAATCAGAAAAAATAAAGTTGATTGAGGGATTTATTAAGCATCCCTGTCAATCTTATTAAAAGCTAACGGATATATTGCAAGTATTATGAATGTAAATAAGGAATACTTGATGCAGTCCATCAAATCGGTTTTTCCTGCAAGTTTAGGAATCAGTACAAAAAGCAATGCAAACAATACGAGCGCTCCAACAAATCTTACAATTGCGTCCCGTCTGCTTTTAGGATTTTCAAAGTTGACGTATTTTTCCTCAAAAAGAAAACCTAGTGAGATTCCTATTATCAGTGCCACATATTTTATATAGCTCATATCTGGACAGAATACGATTCCCACCAAAGACAGTGCGATAATGCCCAAATAGAGATATGTTCTGTTTTCAATAGCATCATAAATACGGGATAATATTAAGATTATCACCAATGCAATGACGAAACCTGCTATGGTGTCTGTCGGAAAGTGGACGCCTAGCCCTACCCTTGAAAGCGCAACGATGAAAACTCCAATCAATCCGATAGCGGCATATGAGTATTTTTTGAGATATATTGGAATGGCCAAAAACAAGTTGGTTGCCATCATGCTGTGTCCACTTGGAAGTGAATATCCCTGGATTTTTAAGTTTAGAGGGTTTTGATCTGGAACATTGGCATGAATGCACTTGATTTTGTCCACAACTGCATATGGCCTTAAACGTGCAACTGTCACCTTGATAAATTCGCAGCACACACCGGCCACACCCAGTGAAAGCAATGTGAATCTACCCCAATCTTTGTTGTATACCAAATAGACTGAAATGAATATAAACGCAAGGACATTTTTGTTGATGACGTCAGCTATGACTTTAAAGAGTCCCATTACTAAATCGGGAAATGTGCTTTGTATAAATAGTATCAGACTAACTTCCCACGGAAAATAAAACACTGTTTCTAACATAATGTTAAATATATTTTCAATTCAATAAAAAGATTGCTAAAAAGGAGTTTCAAAATTTAAATCTTTTTTGCAACAATGCTCTGGCCAAGGGAAACTGACCCGTCACCTGCACATGTATTCAAGTGCTGAATGAAGTTGTATCCGTTGTTTTTAACATAATCCTTGACGGTTTCGGTTATTGCCTCATTGTAGAAGACTCCTCCGGTTGCTCCGATATCCATTATGTTTTTCTTATCTGCAGCCCGAATCGCAAGTTCGCTCAATCCTTTTGCAACTGCAGCCTGTCCTGCAGCGGCAACATCCGCCTTTTTCGCGCCGTTCTGGTATAGCCTTACAACTTCTCGAAGGATTTCTGTTGTGTTCAACTGGTCATTTTCTATTATCACCGGAATTTCCAGTTCTTCGGTTGAATAATATGCGCATGACTCAAGCTTCATGGAACACTCGCCTTCATATGTCCTCTCATGGCATATCTCCAATGCAACGGCCATTGAATCAAGAACCCTTCCGGTACTTGTGGAAACGCCGACATTGATTCCGGCATCAATCTGCTTTTTGATGTTTTTGATTTCAATCTCGCCATATTTGAAATAATCAATGTAATTCTTAATCAATTCGTCATCGTTAAGGATGCTTGTAAGCATTCTTACCGGATACCTTGTTGCCATATCTCCGCCGGGCATCATTTGAGGCTCAAGATGTCCCATCCTTTCAAAGTCATTAATATTTGTATAAAGGATTTCTCCTCCCCAGCTTGTGCCGTCACTGCCGTAACCCACACCATCTGCGGCAATGCTTATCATCTCATCGATTCCATGGTCGTTTGCAAGTGCAACGCTGTGTGCATGGTGGTGCTGAACCGGAAGCACTTCTGCAGAGTATTTTTCCGCCAGCTCATGGGCCAGGCGTGTGGTAAAGAAATGCGGGTGCATGTCACATGCAATCACGTCAAACTCATTGATTTTTGTAATCCTTTCCATGTTTTCAATTGCATTTCTCAAAAACATCAGTGTTTTGGGCTTGTTGGTATTTCCTATATGCTGTGAAGGATATGCCCTGTCTCCTTTTGCTATTGAAAATGTCACATCAAGTTCCGGACCCAATGCCAACACGTTCAGGTCATTTACCTCATAGTTTATTGTGTACGGCTCAGGGGTGTATCCACGTGAACGCCTGATAAATGACAGTTCATTGTTTCTGAATCTGATTACAGAATCGTCGCAGCGATTCAATATCCTACGGTTGTGAACAAGTGAATAGTCATTGACTCCATTGATGATTTCCTCGTTTTCTATCATCATAGGTTCTCCCGGAATATTGGCTGAAGTCATTACGTAAGTGTCAATGTCTCCCTCATCAAACAGCAGGTAGTGCATTGGTGAGTATGGAAGCATCACTCCAATGTTGTGCAGTCCCGGTGAGAGGCTTTCAGGGAAATTATAACCTTCATTCTTCTTTAAGATGACAATTGGCCTTTTGTTGGAGGTTATTGTTTGGATTTCCCTTTCCGTTAACTGTGCATAATTTTTAAGGCTTTCAAGATCCTTGCACATTACAGCAAATGCCTGATTCGGACGGTTCAGTCTTTTCCTAAGTTCCTTTATTGCATCGTCATTGTATGCATCAACTACAAGATGTGTTCCTCCGATTCCCTTTATTGCCAAAATTTTTCCTTCTTTTAAGATTTCAGCACCCTTTCTAATCGGATTGGAAACATCCATTTCTTCCAGACCCTTGTAGATGCTCATTTGTGGTCCGCAGTCGCTGCAGCATATCGCCTCACCATGATAACGTCTGTCAAGAGGCTGTTTGTATTCGACAAGACAGTCGTCACACAGTGGGAAATCCTCCATTGAGGTCCTAACACGGTCGTACGGAACACTTTCAATCACTGTAAATCTTGGTCCGCAGTCGGTGCATGCATTGAATGCGTACTTGTAGCGTCTGTCATTCGGATCTCTAATTTCCGCCAGGCATTTGTCACATATTGCAATGTCGGGTGGAATTACGCTAACTCCTGAATATGTGTCTCCACTTTCGATGATTTCAAAATCAGTATAATTTTCAGGTTCTGTTTCTGTG is part of the uncultured Methanobrevibacter sp. genome and encodes:
- the hypF gene encoding carbamoyltransferase HypF, which produces MKALKILTQGIVQGVGFRPYVYRLASELDLKGHVRNLGNVVEIIIEGENTEEFVKRLPAELPPIAKIDSMETTETEPENYTDFEIIESGDTYSGVSVIPPDIAICDKCLAEIRDPNDRRYKYAFNACTDCGPRFTVIESVPYDRVRTSMEDFPLCDDCLVEYKQPLDRRYHGEAICCSDCGPQMSIYKGLEEMDVSNPIRKGAEILKEGKILAIKGIGGTHLVVDAYNDDAIKELRKRLNRPNQAFAVMCKDLESLKNYAQLTEREIQTITSNKRPIVILKKNEGYNFPESLSPGLHNIGVMLPYSPMHYLLFDEGDIDTYVMTSANIPGEPMMIENEEIINGVNDYSLVHNRRILNRCDDSVIRFRNNELSFIRRSRGYTPEPYTINYEVNDLNVLALGPELDVTFSIAKGDRAYPSQHIGNTNKPKTLMFLRNAIENMERITKINEFDVIACDMHPHFFTTRLAHELAEKYSAEVLPVQHHHAHSVALANDHGIDEMISIAADGVGYGSDGTSWGGEILYTNINDFERMGHLEPQMMPGGDMATRYPVRMLTSILNDDELIKNYIDYFKYGEIEIKNIKKQIDAGINVGVSTSTGRVLDSMAVALEICHERTYEGECSMKLESCAYYSTEELEIPVIIENDQLNTTEILREVVRLYQNGAKKADVAAAGQAAVAKGLSELAIRAADKKNIMDIGATGGVFYNEAITETVKDYVKNNGYNFIQHLNTCAGDGSVSLGQSIVAKKI
- a CDS encoding phosphatase PAP2 family protein, which encodes MLETVFYFPWEVSLILFIQSTFPDLVMGLFKVIADVINKNVLAFIFISVYLVYNKDWGRFTLLSLGVAGVCCEFIKVTVARLRPYAVVDKIKCIHANVPDQNPLNLKIQGYSLPSGHSMMATNLFLAIPIYLKKYSYAAIGLIGVFIVALSRVGLGVHFPTDTIAGFVIALVIILILSRIYDAIENRTYLYLGIIALSLVGIVFCPDMSYIKYVALIIGISLGFLFEEKYVNFENPKSRRDAIVRFVGALVLFALLFVLIPKLAGKTDLMDCIKYSLFTFIILAIYPLAFNKIDRDA